One Thunnus thynnus chromosome 21, fThuThy2.1, whole genome shotgun sequence DNA segment encodes these proteins:
- the LOC137173621 gene encoding cystatin-B-like isoform X1, with protein MSVPGGFSETKDATKETQKLCDQVKPQAEVKTGKKFKEYVAVNYSDQIVAGRNFLIKVHVGGVQYIHLSVFEALPCNGGAVELNGVQDNCTKDDHLVPFLN; from the exons ATGTCTGTCCCTGGAGGATTCAGTGAGACAAAAGATGCCACTAAGGAAACTCAGAAGCTCTGTGATCAG GTGAAGCCCCAAGCAGAAGTGAAAACAGGGAAGAAGTTCAAAGAATACGTAGCTGTGAATTACAGTGATCAGATTGTGGCTGGAAGAAACTTCCTCATCAAG gTTCATGTAGGAGGAGTCCAGTACATTCATCTGAGTGTCTTTGAAGCACTTCCATGTAATGGAGGAGCAGTTGAACTGAATGGTGTACAGGACAACTGCACCAAAGACGACCACCTCGTGCCTTTTTTAAACTGA